ATTTCAGCTGAAGTGCAGACTAGGCTCCAGACAAAATCCAACAGAAATGAATATACATTAGGTTCATGTGAAAAATTGAATTTCATACACTTCATTTTGAAGATGTTAATGTCTCATGACATATTGTAACATGAAAATCAAGAATGTTCTTTATTGTCAGATTAAAACTAAGTCACTGAATGTTGTTGTCTCTAACAAATTTATAATATAATGAAACCATTTCTTTAAAGTGGTATGTTGCAATAAGTTCAGGAATATGGAAGTTAAAATTGATCTTAAACTTAagttcttgtcttttttttttaatgcagagtTCACACAAGGAATGATCCTGCCCACAGCCAATGGCGTGGCCAAGACACAGTCCACATCACAGTCCAAAGCCAAGACGAACGTGACTCAGGTTTGTGTAGACACAAAGAAGCTGCATTTTCCATTATCGGATGTAACAGAAAGATCAGTGTCGATCCAACGTTAGCGTTTTCTTGGTGGTGCCGCAGATCCTACCTCACAACACACACTTTGTTCTTGTCGAACAGATTTCCTCCTCGAAGAGCACGGTCGCTCCAATCAACACCGGCGTCAAGATCCCCACCTGCAAATTCAGCATGAAAGAAACGTTCCTCACCTGCCCGGCTGATCTCTACAGGGTCTTCCTCAACCAGGAGGTGAGCTCCCCCTGCTCATCATCACCATCTGAGCATTTGCTTCATTCACTCACAGCTGAAAGAACAGGGTTAATGGATTTcgtttgtttgtgttgatgtgCAGATGGTCCAGGCGTTCACACATGCTCCAGCCACAGTGGATGGAGAGAGGGGCGGGAAGTTTCGTCTGTTAGAAGGAAATGTCTTTGGTGAATTCACAGAGCTGGTGAGACAAACTTTGACACTTGAAACCTTCAGATTAtgtgtaaaatttaaatttgtaaATATCAACTCTGTAGATTcaggttatttttatttcctacACTTTATTCAGTTTAGTGCTGACTTTTGAAGACAACTCTTTTCCCTCCAGGTACCTGATGAGAAAATAGTTATGAAGTGGAGGTATAACAACTGGCCCTGTGGTATGTTGGTTCTCTCTACATgattaaatcattttcacaccttttcatcttttatctggcaaaaatgccagaaaatgttattttctttctttggtcTTTGTTCAAATACCAGATTTTATAATTGAACTGTGTTTGGATAGAACACACGGTTTAAACACATCACTTGATGTTATTTTAGAGGTAAAATTGTGTTGACTCTTTATATACTTGATAATCAATTtgacacaaacaaagaaacacatttacCTTTCTCCTGTTGGAGGTACTTTATATTACCTGCACAGTTTGAGACATTGGCGTTGATCTGCCATTGTTCCTCCATCCACAGAGCATTACGCAACAATCACCATGACCTTCTTGGACCGGAGCAGCGAGACAGAACTGAAGGTGGAGTATCAAGGCGTCCCGGACAGCGAGGAGGAGCGGACAAAAGACGGCTGGAAGAGATACTACTTCGAAGCTATTAAACAGACTTTTGGCTATGGAGCACGGCTCTTCTGAAGACGGTGTGTTGTagtgctgtgtttcttttctgtttctgaattcTTAAACTTCTTGTCCTTTGGTCTCTCTGGCACAAGTTGTTCCCGTAAAAACATAGCAAGATTTAACAAACCACAAGGTGGAATAGGTGAGGCCAGTGTGTCACCTGTCTGcgttttaatgtttgtttttgttttttttctaaacttaTTTAAATCTGCATTTGTCCCCTTCAGTATTTGGGTCATTTGTTCACAGGAGTATGAATGGACTGTGCCTTTGGGACTCAAGGTGGTAAATGGATCGAAAAAAGTAAAGACGAATCTATTGAACCAATGGAAAACAAATTGGCGTCCACTTCTATAAATATGTAATTATTGCAAGAGttaaataaatgttgtttttctttttatttgaaacaaatgttgctttgaaaatgaatgtttattttttactttactcTTTTAAAGTGTAACTGTATTGAAGATGCTTTTGGCCAGGCtgcatgtttcattttaaacgGACGAATGACCACTGGATTTAAACTTGACTCGTGAAGTCTGTCACTTTTAGCTGGGCAGTACTTGCAGTTCTTTCATTCAGACTTGATTCACGCACATTACAAGCCCAGTATCTGTCCGTGTGATCGGATCAGCTCCGACCTTCAGGAGAAACCTCAATACAAATGTGTCAGTGGCGAACATAAAGAGTTTCAGGTCTTTATGCAGGAGGCTAGCGTAGCAAACAAACATACTTTTTGCTATATTTGGCTTTAGAAATGTACATTTCCAGTAGGAAAAGAAAGCATTCATAA
The nucleotide sequence above comes from Mastacembelus armatus chromosome 22, fMasArm1.2, whole genome shotgun sequence. Encoded proteins:
- the ahsa1b gene encoding activator of 90 kDa heat shock protein ATPase homolog 1b isoform X2, whose amino-acid sequence is MAKWGEGDPRWIVEERADATNVNNWHWTERDATNWSSDKLKSLLQGLTVESEEGNCEVTEVSKLEGEASINNRKGKLIFFYEWNLKATWTGKSKSGVKYKGTIEVPNLSDENDMEDLDISVSLNKDEPDTPLMNLMKTKGVDKVREALGSYVGFLKSEFTQGMILPTANGVAKTQSTSQSKAKTNVTQISSSKSTVAPINTGVKIPTCKFSMKETFLTCPADLYRVFLNQEMVQAFTHAPATVDGERGGKFRLLEGNVFGEFTELVPDEKIVMKWRYNNWPCEHYATITMTFLDRSSETELKVEYQGVPDSEEERTKDGWKRYYFEAIKQTFGYGARLF